A region from the Mucilaginibacter sp. CSA2-8R genome encodes:
- a CDS encoding menaquinone biosynthesis protein, giving the protein MKKIRISAVSYTNTKPFLYGLQHTDIINQIDLSLDIPADCAQKLIDDEADIGLIPVAATLSLPEWHLVSDYCIGAVGAVNSVFIFSNCPINEVERLQLDPQSRSSNNLARVLLQNYWKLNPQLITNAVDYGQSSDVKTAFVQIGDRTFGKADSYPYIYDLASEWTKFTGLPFTFAAWIANKPIPQAFIDKLNQSLQYGLDHREDLFKDMPMREDFDIKDYLTHKIDYPLTDKKKEALFLFLDYIKKLN; this is encoded by the coding sequence TTGAAAAAAATACGTATATCAGCTGTTAGTTACACTAACACTAAACCTTTTTTATACGGTTTACAGCATACAGATATCATTAATCAAATAGATTTAAGTCTGGATATACCTGCTGACTGTGCACAAAAATTAATTGACGACGAAGCTGATATAGGCCTGATTCCTGTAGCGGCTACTTTAAGTTTACCTGAGTGGCACTTAGTTTCTGATTATTGCATAGGTGCTGTAGGCGCTGTAAATTCCGTGTTTATTTTTAGTAACTGCCCCATCAATGAGGTTGAAAGGTTACAATTAGATCCGCAGTCGCGCTCGTCAAATAACCTGGCACGCGTGCTTTTGCAAAATTACTGGAAGCTCAACCCGCAGTTGATAACCAACGCCGTTGATTATGGTCAATCGTCAGATGTAAAAACAGCTTTTGTGCAAATAGGCGACCGCACCTTCGGAAAAGCTGATAGTTATCCTTATATATACGATCTGGCATCGGAGTGGACTAAGTTTACCGGTTTACCTTTCACCTTTGCTGCCTGGATAGCAAATAAGCCGATTCCGCAGGCTTTTATTGATAAGCTAAATCAGTCACTACAATATGGGCTTGATCATCGTGAAGACTTGTTTAAAGACATGCCTATGCGCGAAGACTTTGATATAAAAGATTATTTAACACATAAAATAGATTATCCGCTTACCGATAAAAAGAAAGAAGCACTTTTTTTATTTTTGGATTATATAAAAAAGCTCAATTGA
- a CDS encoding histidine phosphatase family protein → MTEKTLYIVRHGQTDLNKQGIVQGRGMNTELNSEGCQQAGLFYNAYKHIPFDKIYISELKRTQQSVQQFIDAGLPFEKLSGLDELAWGKYEGQPSTPETKSAFLKIMREWTSGNLDAKFEGGESPNEVKQRQEQALKTIMSHPEEKNVLICMHGRAMRLFLCLLTGKSLKHMDDFPHQNLVLYKVTFDGEQFTIAEFNNAIHLKIH, encoded by the coding sequence ATGACAGAAAAAACACTATATATCGTACGCCACGGGCAAACCGATTTAAATAAACAGGGGATTGTACAAGGCCGCGGGATGAACACTGAACTTAACAGTGAAGGCTGCCAGCAGGCTGGGTTATTTTATAACGCCTACAAGCACATCCCATTTGATAAAATTTACATTTCGGAGCTTAAGCGTACGCAGCAAAGTGTTCAGCAGTTTATTGATGCAGGTTTACCCTTTGAAAAACTTTCGGGCCTGGATGAGTTAGCCTGGGGTAAATATGAAGGGCAACCCAGTACTCCCGAAACAAAATCCGCATTTTTAAAAATTATGCGTGAGTGGACCTCGGGCAACCTGGATGCAAAGTTTGAGGGCGGCGAAAGTCCAAATGAGGTAAAGCAACGGCAGGAGCAGGCACTCAAGACGATCATGAGTCATCCGGAAGAAAAAAACGTGCTTATTTGCATGCATGGCCGCGCCATGCGGCTGTTTTTGTGTTTGCTTACCGGTAAATCTTTAAAACACATGGATGATTTTCCGCATCAAAACCTCGTTTTATACAAAGTTACGTTCGATGGTGAGCAGTTTACGATAGCTGAATTTAACAACGCCATCCATTTAAAAATTCATTAA
- the mqnE gene encoding aminofutalosine synthase MqnE produces MDAEQQLSVLLQDDRLADDLKHIAQKVLNHERITFDEGVTLYQKGELGYLGILANYVREKRHGDKTYFNRNFHIEPTNLCVYDCKFCSYSRLIKQRSEGWEYTMDEMLDIVKKYDNEPVTEVHIVGGVLPQYDMPFYQQLFSAIKAHRPDLHVKALTPVEYHYIFKKAKVDYATGMRLMKEAGLESMPGGGAEIFHPEIREQIAKDKCTGDQWLQIHEEWHRLGMRSNATMLYGHIEEYRHRVDHMEQLRQLQDRTGGFQTFIPLKFRNKDNQMSNVAESSVIEDLRNYAVARIYLDNFDHIKAYWAMISRTTAQLSLNFGVDDIDGTLDDTTKIYSMAGAEEQHPGMSTKQLVELIKQVGRHPIERDTLYNVVTDYSEYQFAEETKPQFYKLPVIN; encoded by the coding sequence ATGGATGCTGAACAACAACTCTCAGTGCTGCTCCAGGATGACCGTTTAGCTGACGATCTTAAACATATAGCTCAAAAAGTACTTAACCATGAGCGTATTACCTTCGATGAGGGAGTAACACTATATCAAAAAGGCGAATTAGGGTATTTAGGTATATTAGCCAATTACGTGCGCGAGAAACGCCATGGCGATAAAACTTATTTTAACCGTAATTTTCATATCGAGCCTACAAACCTTTGTGTATACGATTGCAAATTTTGTTCTTACTCGCGCTTAATTAAACAGCGTTCGGAAGGGTGGGAGTACACAATGGATGAAATGCTCGACATCGTCAAAAAATACGATAATGAGCCGGTAACCGAAGTGCATATTGTAGGTGGTGTTTTGCCCCAGTATGATATGCCTTTTTATCAGCAGCTGTTTAGTGCTATCAAAGCTCACCGTCCTGACTTGCACGTTAAAGCATTAACACCGGTTGAATATCATTACATCTTTAAAAAAGCAAAAGTTGACTATGCCACCGGTATGCGGTTAATGAAAGAAGCCGGGTTGGAATCAATGCCGGGCGGTGGTGCCGAAATTTTTCATCCGGAAATACGCGAGCAGATTGCGAAGGATAAATGTACAGGCGACCAGTGGCTGCAGATACACGAAGAATGGCATAGATTAGGTATGCGCTCTAACGCGACTATGCTATACGGGCATATCGAAGAATACCGCCACCGGGTAGACCATATGGAGCAGCTGCGCCAGTTACAGGACCGGACAGGAGGATTCCAGACCTTTATACCATTAAAGTTCCGTAACAAAGACAATCAAATGTCAAACGTTGCAGAGTCTTCTGTTATTGAGGATTTGCGCAATTATGCCGTTGCCCGCATTTACCTAGACAATTTTGACCATATCAAAGCTTACTGGGCTATGATAAGCCGTACAACCGCGCAACTATCATTAAACTTTGGTGTGGATGATATTGATGGTACCCTTGATGATACGACCAAGATCTACTCCATGGCCGGTGCCGAAGAACAGCATCCGGGTATGAGCACTAAACAATTGGTGGAGTTAATTAAACAAGTGGGCCGTCATCCAATTGAGCGTGATACGCTCTACAACGTTGTTACCGATTACTCAGAATATCAGTTTGCCGAAGAAACCAAGCCTCAATTTTACAAGCTGCCGGTTATCAATTAA
- a CDS encoding S1C family serine protease — MSDHQLIELIERYLNGEMSAEERERFEAMRQDNAAIESRIKEHAHFTGLIKQYGKRVDLENRLNAIHQEIDVHTLTEELTIHPNWVVKLWRNHHSKISVAASIALFAVVATLYLTGSLNKSTTSYVALRREMQSIKRTAENAERNNKAILHDIKSSKRIINNGSFAGSGFALTANGYIVTNYHVVRNADSVYVQNAAGDAYRTKVIYTEPAYDIAVLKIDDASFSKFNNLPYSFRRSRSDVGEDLYTAGFPTDSLVLGRGYLSSANGLNGDTVAYQVSLPVNPGNSGGPVLDAKGNIIGVISGKQSQAEGAAYAIKSKYLFRVAKEITKDSTDNKIILNNKSSLNGLTQAQQFNKIHDYIFMVKVYN, encoded by the coding sequence ATGAGTGACCACCAACTGATTGAATTGATAGAACGTTACCTAAACGGCGAAATGAGCGCCGAAGAAAGGGAACGTTTTGAGGCAATGCGCCAGGATAACGCTGCTATTGAAAGCCGCATTAAAGAACATGCTCATTTCACAGGCTTAATAAAGCAGTATGGCAAACGCGTGGACCTTGAAAACCGCCTGAATGCAATACACCAGGAAATAGATGTACATACGCTAACTGAAGAGTTAACCATCCATCCAAACTGGGTAGTTAAATTATGGCGCAACCACCATTCTAAAATTTCGGTGGCTGCTTCTATCGCCTTGTTTGCTGTGGTAGCTACATTATATCTTACCGGTAGTTTAAATAAAAGTACAACAAGCTATGTTGCCCTGCGCCGCGAAATGCAGAGTATTAAACGCACTGCCGAAAACGCAGAGCGCAACAACAAAGCGATCCTTCACGATATTAAATCAAGCAAGCGTATTATCAATAATGGCTCTTTTGCAGGCTCCGGCTTTGCCTTAACAGCAAATGGCTACATCGTAACCAACTACCATGTAGTTAGAAACGCTGATTCGGTTTATGTGCAAAATGCTGCCGGCGATGCCTATCGCACAAAAGTAATTTACACTGAGCCGGCATATGACATTGCGGTGCTTAAAATTGACGACGCGTCTTTTTCTAAATTTAATAATTTACCATACAGTTTCCGTCGTTCGAGAAGCGATGTAGGCGAGGATCTATATACCGCTGGCTTTCCTACCGATTCGTTGGTTTTAGGCAGGGGTTACCTGAGCTCGGCTAACGGATTAAACGGCGATACTGTTGCTTATCAGGTATCGTTACCTGTTAATCCAGGTAATAGCGGTGGCCCGGTGCTTGATGCCAAAGGCAACATTATTGGTGTTATAAGCGGTAAGCAAAGCCAGGCCGAAGGTGCTGCTTACGCCATTAAATCAAAATACCTTTTCCGGGTTGCTAAAGAGATTACCAAAGATTCTACCGATAATAAGATTATATTAAACAATAAAAGCAGTTTGAACGGTTTAACTCAGGCTCAGCAGTTTAATAAAATACACGACTATATATTTATGGTAAAAGTATACAACTGA
- a CDS encoding sigma-70 family RNA polymerase sigma factor produces the protein MSKAVNSSAPTDSEVVFGILNDSDVILKRLYVGYFPMVLQLVINNNGTADDAKDVYQEAIIVLYNKVKSGKFELSSKLKTFLYSVCRKLWLKRLTQLSRYGGDIRDFEEHLPVEEDGDLHTERDIQFEKMGAALQLLGEPCKTIIEDFYIHNHSMQDICERFGYTNADNAKTQKYKCLQRLKKLFFQQN, from the coding sequence GTGAGTAAAGCAGTAAACAGTTCAGCACCAACAGATAGCGAAGTGGTATTCGGCATACTTAACGACTCGGATGTAATTTTGAAGCGTTTGTATGTGGGCTATTTCCCGATGGTGTTACAACTGGTCATCAATAATAATGGTACGGCTGATGATGCAAAAGATGTATATCAGGAGGCCATTATCGTTCTTTACAATAAGGTAAAAAGCGGAAAGTTTGAGCTGAGCAGCAAGCTAAAAACTTTTTTGTATTCGGTTTGCCGTAAGTTATGGCTTAAGCGGCTTACGCAACTAAGTAGGTATGGCGGAGATATTAGAGATTTTGAAGAACACCTGCCGGTTGAAGAAGACGGAGACTTACATACTGAGCGCGACATTCAATTTGAAAAAATGGGAGCTGCGTTACAGTTGTTGGGCGAACCCTGCAAAACCATTATAGAGGACTTTTACATTCACAACCATTCGATGCAGGATATCTGTGAACGTTTTGGTTATACTAATGCTGACAATGCTAAAACTCAAAAATACAAATGCCTGCAAAGGCTGAAAAAACTATTTTTTCAGCAAAATTAA